The following are encoded in a window of Kitasatospora fiedleri genomic DNA:
- a CDS encoding NUDIX domain-containing protein — protein sequence MIDGWTTLSSTVQYRGARLVVRRDAVRRADRSTGTYEFTESVDGVRVVALDGRGRIALVAEDVYACGQRLLMCPGGGCEPGEEPAAAARRELAEEAGVRADRVEPLTAMWRMPAGARTREHLYLATGLTVGEHRREASEADMEVCWVPLPEAVAMCADGRITEAGTLAAVLLTSRRTAVPGSSAGGAARG from the coding sequence ATGATCGACGGTTGGACCACGCTCTCGTCGACCGTTCAGTACCGGGGAGCGCGGCTGGTGGTGCGCCGTGACGCGGTCCGGCGGGCCGATCGGAGCACGGGGACCTACGAGTTCACGGAGTCCGTCGACGGGGTGCGGGTCGTGGCGCTCGACGGGCGGGGGCGGATCGCGCTGGTGGCGGAGGACGTCTACGCGTGCGGGCAGCGGTTGCTGATGTGTCCCGGGGGAGGGTGCGAGCCGGGGGAGGAGCCTGCGGCGGCGGCGCGGCGGGAGTTGGCGGAGGAGGCCGGGGTCCGGGCCGACCGGGTCGAGCCGTTGACGGCGATGTGGCGGATGCCCGCCGGTGCGCGCACCCGGGAACACCTGTACCTCGCCACCGGTCTGACCGTCGGCGAGCACCGCCGGGAGGCGAGCGAGGCCGACATGGAGGTGTGCTGGGTGCCCCTGCCGGAGGCGGTGGCCATGTGCGCGGACGGCCGGATCACCGAGGCGGGCACGCTCGCCGCCGTCCTGCTGACGTCGCGGCGCACGGCCGTCCCCGGCTCGTCCGCCGGTGGCGCGGCTCGGGGGTGA
- a CDS encoding AAA family ATPase — protein MAQRPLRRREDHPRRHPAERAARGVLVDPEEVGFLLRQVFPGKYADFQDNPAWRPLVAELAVRCHRENDGGPVIVPMTLLRRDYAAEIHHAIRAAGVPLRHLLLHADPDTVRARIDAGAEFPGDEERSEKVRVFRRGELPRYTEAYRGWLAAAADVIDTARRTPRQVADRALEVLGALPGRAPRPREESA, from the coding sequence CTGGCTCAACGGCCCCTTCGGCGGCGGGAAGACCACCCTCGCCGCCACCCTGCGGAGCGAGCTGCCCGGGGCGTCCTGGTCGACCCGGAGGAGGTCGGCTTCCTGCTGCGCCAGGTCTTTCCCGGCAAGTACGCCGACTTCCAGGACAACCCGGCCTGGCGCCCCCTCGTCGCCGAACTCGCCGTCCGCTGCCACCGGGAGAACGACGGCGGGCCGGTGATCGTCCCGATGACGCTGCTGCGCCGGGACTACGCCGCCGAGATCCACCACGCCATCCGCGCCGCCGGCGTCCCGCTGCGCCACCTGCTGCTGCACGCCGACCCGGACACCGTCCGGGCCCGCATCGACGCCGGTGCCGAGTTCCCCGGGGACGAGGAGCGCAGCGAGAAGGTCCGCGTCTTCCGGCGCGGCGAGCTGCCCCGCTACACCGAGGCGTACCGGGGGTGGCTGGCCGCCGCCGCCGACGTCATCGACACCGCCCGCCGCACGCCCCGTCAGGTCGCCGACCGGGCCCTGGAGGTCCTCGGGGCGCTGCCGGGCCGTGCGCCACGGCCTCGGGAGGAGTCGGCATGA